Proteins found in one Triticum aestivum cultivar Chinese Spring chromosome 4D, IWGSC CS RefSeq v2.1, whole genome shotgun sequence genomic segment:
- the LOC123099031 gene encoding uncharacterized protein, whose protein sequence is MDSLLLFSMSLVWCACRSVFCFVLPATSPSMAPASALGKTSRRMSLMDDGTLKEPVVFKLCLYRSGEGWRSRMVQVAEPRRDRVCPVAGAGRYHETTKAITLGGPRGTVGWVDLCRSILVLNVFDGSPVLHDVPLPPPARGNWVSYAYHKRCSFLIRDITVSRSKDCIKYIEMETALPRKQEVVTAEEYHPPETYLEWFHEKPRPQPRCAGWRATTWSMPVPILSWEDWSPGCTVNANEIVVKPMHSKLLPGSISDSEPTEVTLLPVLTTAFPTMSMDDDVVYLLSKACSAGEMEVVIAVDLRKKTLRGVGKVVAGKDFTDMRSRTTEISKYLNLNMSAE, encoded by the exons ATGGATTCGCTGTTGCTGTTCAGTATGTCTCTCGTGTGGTGCGCTTGTCGATCCGTGTTCTGTTTCGTTCTGCCCGCCACGAGTCCGTCCATGGCCCCGGCCTCGGCCCTCGGGAAGACGTCCCGCAGGATGTCGCTCATGGACGACGGCACGCTCAAGGAGCCGGTGGTGTTCAAGCTCTGCCTGTACCGCTCCGGCGAGGGGTGGCGCTCCAGAATGGTGCAGGTGGCGGAGCCGCGGAGGGACAGGGTGTGCCCGGTGGCGGGGGCGGGGCGGTACCATGAGACGACCAAGGCGATCACGCTCGGAGGCCCGCGCGGTACGGTCGGCTGGGTCGACCTCTGCCGCAGTATCCTCGTCCTCAACGTGTTCGACGGAAGTCCCGTGCTCCACGACGTGCCTCTGCCGCCGCCTGCGAGGGGGAACTGGGTATCTTACGCCTACCACAAGCGCTGCTCCTTCCTGATCCGTGACATCACCGTCAGCCGAAGCAAAGACTGCATCAAGTACATCGAGATGGAAACTGCTCTGCCGAGAAAGCAGGAGGTGGTGACCGCTGAGGAGTACCACCCACCTGAGACCTACCTGGAATGGTTCCACGAGAAGCCACGCCCTCAACCCCGCTGCGCTGGCTGGAGGGCCACCACATGGAGCATGCCGGTCCCGATTCTGTCATGGGAGGACTGGAGCCCCGGCTGCACCGTCAATGCCAATGAAATCGTCGTCAAGCCAATGCATTCCAAGCTGCTGCCTGGCAGTATCAGTGACAGTGAGCCCACCGAGGTGACGTTGCTGCCAGTCCTCACCACGGCTTTCCCCACAATGAGTATGGATGATGATGTTGTGTACCTACTGTCCAAGGCATGCTCCGCTGGCGAGATGGAAGTGGTGATTGCTGTTGACTTGAGGAAGAAGACGCTCCGAGGAGTGGGCAAGGTTGTTGCCGGAAAAGACTTCACTGACATGCGCAGCCGCACCACCGAGATCTCCAAGTATCTCAATCTGAATATGAGTGCAG AATGA
- the LOC123099032 gene encoding histone H4 produces MSGRGKGGKGLGKGGAKRHRKVLRDNIQGITKPAIRRLARRGGVKRISGLIYEETRGVLKIFLENVIRDAVTYTEHARRKTVTAMDVVYALKRQGRTLYGFGG; encoded by the coding sequence ATGTCGGGCCGCGGCAAGGGAGGCAAGGGGCTGGGCAAGGGCGGCGCCAAGCGCCACCGGAAGGTGCTGCGTGACAACATCCagggcatcaccaagccggcgatcCGGCGtctggcgcggcgcggcggcgtgaagcgcatctccgggctcatctacgaggagacccgcggcgtgctcaagatcttcctcgagaacgTCATCCGCGACGCCGTCACCTACACCGAGCACGCCCGCCGCAAGACCGTCACCGCCATGGACGTCGTCTACGCGCTCAAGCGACAGGGCCGCACCCTCTACGGATTCGGCGGCTGA